A segment of the Panacibacter ginsenosidivorans genome:
TATAACCGGGAACCGCTTTGTTTGCTTTTACAAAATAATCATAAGCTTTCTGTGCACCTTCTCTTGTGTTGTAATTTAAATTGGAAACTCCTTGTTCATAATATTCATCTGCCGCATGATTATATTCTTCCTGTATTTTATAAGACGGATCCCATGGGTTGGGCAATGCTTCTTTTGCTGCAGGTGTGGAAAGAATCGCTTCATACATGTGTTGCATTACAAGCCATTCATTGGCTAAAGCAATGTGCCTGTCACCGCCGCCAAGATTATAATATTTTGCATCTGTAAGGCTATCTCTTTTATTTAATGCTGCCCTGTAAGCCTCTGGCAGCAAGTGTTTCGCTTCTTCATCATTTGGGTTTTTCTTCAAACGATCAACAAGGTCAAATACCTGTTTGTCTTCAAAAGTGTAATTCTGTTTTACAGCGCTTGTTGTACCACAACCATAATAGGCAAGAATAAATAATAAGAAAAATAATTGCAGCAAGCGGTGCACCATGGTGTTCTGTTTTGATGCAGAAAGGTAATAATTTTTATGAGCTTGGCGATAGAATATGCATGATGCTTACGTTGCGTCGCACACTTGAACTGAAGAATGCAATTCAAAAATCAGAAATCAAACCAGAGGCGACAAGTTTTTGCCTTCTGCTTCGATACTATTTATCCTGCAGTACAAGTGAGTGACACAACAGGCGATGCCAAAAGACATGCAGTTGACAACAAAAAAATTATAAAGGAGATATATTTAGCACTTCAATGAGTTTACCGCTGCAATCGCCTCCGGCATCTTTCCATTCAATTTTTACTTTGGTGGGATAACTGATATTGTTCACATTTAAAGAAGAGCCTTCCGGAATTTTGTCAAACTTATATTCTTTGCCGTCAATATTTACAAGCCAGCCCCAGCAACAGGCACACTTGTCCGGATTCAATCCTGTAATTGTTCCGGTGGATTTTTCAGATGAATTGTCAGAGGTATTTACTGCAGATTCTTTGTCAGCAGTTTTACTACAGGAAGTAATAAGCAAAGCGGCTGTAAGAAGCGTAAGAAATACATTTTTCATTTGGCAATGTTTTTAAAAATGACAAAGAAAAAAAACCGGGCGTTGCACCGCTTATGTATTTATTCAAACACAACTGTTTTATTCTTGTAGACAAACACACGATCATCAAACACAAGTTGCAAAGCTCTTGCAAGCACAGCTGTTTCAATTTCTTTACCGGCTTTCATCATGCCACTTGCTGTAAATGTATGGTTAACCGGAATGATCTGCTGCGCAATAATGGGACCTTCATCAAGATCGTTTGTTACAAAATGCGCAGTTGCGCCAATCAGTTTTACGCCACGCTCAAACGCTTTCCTGTAAGGGTTAGCGCCGATGAATGCCGGGAGAAACGAATGATGAATGTTAATGATTTGAGTAGGAAAATAAGTCACGAATTCCGGCGAGAGAATACGCATGAATTTTGCAAGCACAAGGTAATCGTAGTTATAAGCACCGATGGCATTTTGCAATTCTTCTTCAAATGCAACCT
Coding sequences within it:
- the purU gene encoding formyltetrahydrofolate deformylase produces the protein MIIVIQCKDQVGLVAAISGALAKENINIISMREHVDKEENRFFMRVEIEQYSDAQNLEEKIRNVLPTDAIIKVDPSPEKKIIVLVTKEYHCLADILIRNHFKTLGASVQCVIGNHITLENICDRFDIPFHFISHEEKDKVAFEEELQNAIGAYNYDYLVLAKFMRILSPEFVTYFPTQIINIHHSFLPAFIGANPYRKAFERGVKLIGATAHFVTNDLDEGPIIAQQIIPVNHTFTASGMMKAGKEIETAVLARALQLVFDDRVFVYKNKTVVFE